One Gossypium arboreum isolate Shixiya-1 chromosome 13, ASM2569848v2, whole genome shotgun sequence genomic window, AAAAAGTCAATGACATAATATTAGAAACCGATATACCATTACCACCTTGTAGAAAGAACCTTTCGCTCaacacaaaataataataaaaattaaaaaaaaaaaaacatttcaaatactcaAATGGCCATTAATTCCATAAATCAATGTTCTTTGAATCAAAACCCTTGATTTTTATTTCCATTTCCTCCCCCACCCCCCAATCACTTTCAGAAGAAATCAATGAAACGATGTTCCCCAGAACCTTCATTATTACTTTCATGGTTATCAACACCACCAGCAGATATCGTCGTCTCACATGAAGTTGAACCAGTTGGTGATGATGAAGCCATTAACGTCTCTTCGGAAACACCAGTCGGGTGCAATGGAAACAATGGCAATGTCTCGTGATGATTAGTGGAACCGCCgccattgttgaatgctccaGTGTATAAGTTTTCAGTATCAGGTGATGGAACCATGGTATGATCATAAGCATTTCCGTTGTAAAATAGAGACTTTCCAGTTTTACCAATAGGCCTGCCTCTTCTTTTAATTGATCCACTAGGGAGAAGAACCTTGGGACACTGAGGGTAAAAGCCTAGATGATGGTGATGATCAGCTTGTGGTACAAAATATGGACCAGCACAAACAACTGCAGAAAAACAAGAACAGATGTTCTATAATAACACAACAAATGGAAATATAACATGTTTTATCTTTAGAGTATTGATTATATAGATTGTAAACTATAAATCAGTTTGAAAGGAACAGTCAGCAgcatcaaatatatatacaaagaaACTATAGGAAAACATGGAATTCCAACAAAAAAATGTAGTTTTTTAACAGATACTGCAGAAAACAAGCACAGATGTTTTATATAATACAACAAAATGGAaatataacatgttttgtctttctGACTGTCTGTAGGGTATTGATTATATATATTGTATCCAATAcaaagaaaatattaaaaaaaaaaagcatggaTTTGATCCAGAAAAAATGATTAAGCATGGATTTGATCCAAAAAAAATGATTAACTTTCTTTAAACAATGTAGTTTTTTTAACAGATTTTTAAACCCTTTTGACACACATATCGACCAGCACATACAACTgcagaaaacaaaaagagatggTTTCATATAACACAACAAATGGAAATATAACATGTTTTTGTTTGTCTGTAGGGTACTAGGGTCTTGATTATATCGATTGTAACCTATATACAAAGAAACAATAAAATCAAATCCAAGTAAAACGTGTAATTTGATCCAAAATATGGTTTTTTTGAACAGATTTTGAAACCCTTTTGGCACACTTATTGACGAGCACAAACAACTGCTAAAAACAAGAAAAGATGTTTCATATGATACAACAAATGGAAATATAACATGTTCTGTCTGTCTGCAAAAGATGGAATCAAATCCAAGTAAAATATGGAATTTGATCCAAAAAATGGTTACTTTACTACAAACAATGTAGTTTTCTTTAACAGATCATGAAACCCTTTTGACACACATATCGAGCCTATCTGCATGTAAAGACACCTTATAACGAAactccatatatatataaacaatgataataaacaagaaaaaaagtaataaaaaatttgGGTTTTCGAGAAAATAACCATTGGTGCAAGGAGGAGGATGAAAAACAGGTTGAGCtcgatgatgatgatgaatgtaACGGTTGATATAAGCCAAATTCTCTTGCTTTTGTTTCTGCCTTTGACGAGCTTTATGATTTTGGAACCAATAGAACACGTTTTTGCCTTCAATGGTGCCATAAGCTTTGAGCCTACTGGTTATTTGCTGTATCTGATCAGCACTTGGGGTTCTTATCCCTTGCTTGTACAAGCTTTCAAGCATGCTTATTTGCTCCTTCGTCGGGTTCCACCGTGAATTCCCTCCACCACCACCGCCGCCGCCGCCGCCACCTTCCATTTGCAGATAAAGAAAATGAGGGTTTGATTTGGATTTTGATTGATTATTGGAGTAGGGTTTTGGGAGTTtggtttaaaaagaaaaaaataaggaGGGTGTATAGCGATTGGCATGGGAATTGGATTGCATGGCTTTTGGACTATTTGTTTAaatagaagagaaaaaaaaatagtcAAACAAGTAAAGATgatgagagagaaagaaaaaaaaattaagagagTGAAAGATTTGAGATTGACATGCGTATTGTTTTTTGCGCTGAAAATCTCTGAAAACATGGCGGGTAGCGGCTGATGAAGAAGGGGTAGTCGCCTTTGGTTAAATATTAGTTTCAGTCCCTTTATTGTTCTAAAAAGCCGAAATTGCCCCAGCAAAAAAGTGGGTTGAACAGTTATAAATTGATGGTAGGGTCTCGGGaatgaaagaaaattaaaaaaaaaacttgatgaTGGATACGCCATTGAAGGAGGGGGGGAAAAAAAGACAAAGGGTTGGGTTGTAAAGGAGAAAGGCAAGGAGGGGTAGTAGGGCTTTGGGAATTGAAGTAAAGGGAGGAGAGAGAGAGAGGACTCAACAGAGATGAGTGCATGCAGATGAAGATGTATCGTCTAGGTTTAGGTGAACACTGTGTACTCTGTGGGTGTTTAGACTTTAGCTGCCTTTTGCTTCATCTTCTATTTGTTGCTCCTTATTATATAATCTATACATATTTTAATACATATCTACATAGATATATAACTAATATGTATGGACTGGTTAGGTATAAGGAAAAAACTCGAAAATCtaaatctatttaaaatatagtGTTTGGTGTTgttgaaatatttaatttttaaaagagattttatcattaaataaactaaaaataatgaaatacttgtaaataaatattattaattttatttaaatataattaattataaataaatactacATGAAACTTTAaacttaatattaatatttattttaataattataaaattatattccatcattatttatttataaatctttcaaaatatttttatttttttagtgacGATATATCATGGtacattatatattattttttataatattgaatttttttaatttgcaaTAATTTCAATATAAATTTATAACTGATTAAGTTATATATAATAAACTCAACATATATTTGCATAGGttgaaaatcaaatttaaaatttcctaATACCTCGTCCTTACTATTGATCTAAGGAGCTAAGGTTTCATAGATAGTGTTGTATTCGGTTttgttttcataaattttatgaaaaatcgaATTCAaccatttttttactttttttaattaaaattgttcACACTAAATTATGACGCATCATGTAAGAGAATTTTTTTTGGAGAAAATTTTAAAGCAGGGGTGAATCTAAGGTACAGAGCGGTCTTGaccctaaaataataaaaaagcttTGTAAGTctcttaataaattataaaataaaaattagtgtaatgataaatttatttttaatttctaaaaattataatttattttgacttATTTAATTCTGTTCTTGCACTCcttctttttaaatatttatcattaaCAATTATATTGAATTAGCACAATTTTATGTTGATATATTACATACACACATAATTATATTTGTAGCACCCCTTACccaggcccagacgttatggccggatccgacatgccacatcgaagcattcaaaacattttcgatccagaaagaaaacttactgagtgttttaaaagatgatttcattataggttaaagtgaattgaagctgtgcaccaagtaggaaaccggaaaagaggaggtgagtccatcggattgctaagtaccaaactcccttcggatccaatcctagacatgcaaaccggcattgccataccttaacgtcatgtatatttttaggaaaccgatttgattccTTTTTAGAAAAAGTGAGTAATTTTGGAAActatcttcattgcggaagctttgcctgttttcgtgttattttgaaatcaattattgtttttaaaaacgcgccctaaagctatccaatttcaacagttaaatataaatattacctatcttaataaaacatataaaaaccatcaaaaataaataagcggccttattatatttaaaagcccaaaacctcaaacgtaattaaaaggatgtccagttcaccagaagaaaatcaaactttcagaacgggtggccactccaaattccctcacagctccaagcccactatggttggggattacctgcgtggatgaaaataaaatgggtgagtttggggaaactcagtgtgtaaggaaaactcattcaaagcccaagtcagctcaagcctattgggcctaagcccattcaggtaacagtggtactggtccagagcccttttcagattacaataaactgggccttagccttttattcagataacagtatggcccataggcccattttaaaatacatgcaacatcaataacatatgcaagcccatttggggagactactcaacccactaaccactacactccacccgtaccagccctacactccatatggggaatagctcaacccacccaaatttaacactccacgatttgaCCTTGTCGCTCGAttatcgaagaattgaggcaaagcctccagtacgtggacaagccactttcagtacttcctccgtcaatattccaaccccatgcatcagataataacaacatggcatgcagtaaataacaacagtcaaacatgcatttaggtcaatttaaccctaggggtatttcggtaatttatctactaggggtaaactgtaaattttccacttttaaaggtatttcagtaatttatctcttttagggtttttcatgcatattcctacttttcacgtactaatgaatcacgcatcgagggttcttacgaattgggcccgttggcccatcattccaattttggcctattaagcccaaaaatatcgagggcacagaaatcatgcactttgcagtccaaattttgcagcttaccaaaaacattaatcgatttacctcacgagcattcacacactcgcaaatctacaaaataccggttttcggcattttggcttttcgacttttgccgatccagactaagaaagagggtgttagttacacacctgtttacgacgatatgttgacgaaatccacacacgaaccgcctacaattgaattaccaacacgttaatctaactattcaaatacaaactacgtattaaccccttacaatattcggccaaccacacttacagatcatagtaagcttataataAATCAATAAGCagctcattaacaaatttttgtcaatgtttaccacataattataatttcactgcaaactgtcttcctgagcaacagtcattaaatcatttataaccggagctacgaaactccaaatcaagtgccgttaattttccctgaaaatagactcatatatcttctatccataaaattttcagaatttttggtttagccaatcaataccagatttttctcaaagtttcccatgtttcactgtttgactaatctgaccactcttcattacgaatcaaatttctcattgtaaagaattcaaaatatgttctcgtttatttcatttgaaactggactcattaagctttaattacataatttattcaccttctaactcatctctcacaatttatggtgattttccaaagtcacgttagtgctgctgtcccaagtagatttattaccaaatcactctttcacacataacttgcatgcatgttatttaaacatgtatatcaccaatcaattatcacatatctatgagtttacttaagtatagtctccatttcatcattttaaagcacaacatgttagccgatttttccccttagcatctaaggcacatgcatgctcatttgtttggctcaacttcacctatcttccatttttcatcaaaagaacatgaaacaacaaccatttccttcattttaattcatgaccaaattctcacaacacaaccaaaaatcaaaatatgcttcaagagttaaggtagaatcaagaagaactcatgaacttcaaaataaaagcaaactaccatgaacttaccttcaattttcttcctcaagtgaccgaacattcaagagctttctcctctcctttctcttctctaactttaggctatgatgaacaaagatggacaaaactttgttcttttcacccctttttcttttaataaaatttcatattttatctatttaattctttaatacaaaagacacgaaatgcccatcatggaatatttacctaaaccattatcatggaacatttacctaacccattatcatggaatatttacttaatccattatcatggaacatttacctaatccattatcatggaacatttacctaacccattatcaatttgtaccatgaattatggatatcaagtgctcatattgtctacaacaacatgatggctggcacTTCatataaaatgggaggtttgtcatgcaaatcctcttattttacactcctatttatttgaccacttcaatttagcctatagcattttcaaacattttcaaacattttcacataggttctatttcataatttcacccctttttttcttatggaacaaaaattaactaaaattaccgggttctatcttaagcttaggccttctagaggcccactaacataattaaacctatgccaacattcacagaattctcgaaaattggggcgttacaatattaatctaatataaataaatgtaggtatcaatttttttataaatgtttACCAGtacatcaaaatcaaaattttatatatacgtATGAACCATAATTTAAGTTTCAATTATGTAACTGCCCCGAATCTTAATTTATGTATGGTGATCATTGTCCCTTTCTTTTGCCAACGTCACCTCCTCTAATCTTCTCTTCGCCTTCACCTTCTTGCCACTCAATGTTATCACTATTCGCCACTCAACATAATAATGGCTTTTTGCTCTTGCGCTTTTGGTGCATCTAAGTGTCATGAACCCCATGCGGCAGGGCTAATGCCGAGCCTCTAATGGCTCATGTCATGCGCCTTTGATGACTTGTTTTCCTTGAGCTTGTGGAGGCTTGAAGTCAGTGACTTCCTGTCTTTGTTTATGCTTGAGCTGAAAGTGTTGCGCCGAGGTTCATTGGGAAGATCATAGACATTGACACCCAAAAACAATACACCAATTTGCAAAGCTAATGGTGGTTGAAGCCTAAAAAATGGGGTTGTTTTCACATTGTTTATGTTTTTCTTTCCGTTTTTACCAATTTCTTAAGATAAAGTGCTTTGTTGGTATGGTCTAATCTTCAATCAGACTGTCATATTGTTCGCTCTAATTATAGTATGCGAAGGCTTACCTTCCTATCtactttagattttttttaagaTCATGGTTCATTGTTTTGatttaagttttgttttttttaacaatcgcattaaatattttaatcatatctattcttttttttatacaatatttagaATTATTCGTAACTCCTcatcaacccataaataggaaaatAACGTGCTTAAACGTACTCGAATATGCACATGCTAATTAAGCTATGACTCAGTATGATTTTGGATGGGCAGTACggtgcgtttagcttactttttatcTCACATTACAGTATTATTATACCATCTAATCTCATCGCCACtgttatttttacactaaccatAAATAAACACACTATTTATCTAAATCCACACTCAACCGACTAGATTTAAGTTCTTTATATTTAATGCGAGCTTAAAACCCTTTTGtgttttttttggttatttttaagGGAAGGGGGATTTTAGGTCACCATGCAACCATTCCTCTCTATAATGGAacctttatttaaaaaaataaaaatattatttacttGTAATTTTGTCTATTAAAAGTCACTGCGATAGGTAGCATTTATTTAAAGATTGTGGAATTTGGTGAGATCCAACTCAATCTACGGATTGGTATTAAATTTTAGAAAAGCAACACATAATAACCTTAGTGGAAGCCAAGtttcttttgttttttgttttagtAGAAATGTGGATGACTTGCTACTCTTTCAACAGGTTaacgtttttttcttttttttaatcaaGCATGGTCATATCAACGGGTGCCTCGTGATTATAACTTAAAAAATTTCCCCACGTATATAtcttatcaaattaaattataaacattattttaatttattaatcctTCCAATTACAGATGAATTATTATTTACATaagattaaaatattaatatcataAACCTGTTAATTTTgacttaaattaaaaattttgattcaatCAATCTGATTTTATCATGAATTACATTTGTACATTTACCTATTCTATTGAATCAAACGATTATTTGATTAACTGAATAGTTTTATTGGTTCAATCAATGTTCAATGTATAATTCATTAAATTGAATCGATAATCGTATAATTGATGTCATAATCATTCAATAACATTAGTAGTTAGAGGAATGTATAATTGATCAATATTCTTAAATCaatcaaaactttaaaattaaaaatcaatgaTCCAAAGTTTTGATATGTTTCGCTATATGATAATGAATTCcaaatatttatacttaatgCTATATTTATGTGGATAAATTTAATTGGATCAATGGTTGTACAATTAATTATacaatttatctaattaaatcaaTGATTGTACCATCAACGTTGCAATTTATTTGATTACACTAATAATTAAAGGAACATACAATTGttcaatagttttaaaaatacTTACATACTATAATATCATCACCTTCATGGGTAGATTCATTCTAGATCAATGATTGTACAATTGATGGGATAACACGTTCAATTACGTTAGTATTAGAGAAATATACAATTGATCAATACTCTTCAAATTACTTATACATCACAATGTTAGTACATTCGCATATAGACCCGATTCAACTGGTTCAATGTCATAATATTCAATTATGTTTGTAGTTAGAGGAATGCATAATTGATAAATACTCTTAAATTGAtttgatatttaaaattaaacatcGGCGGTCCaatgttttgatatattttacTATTTGGTATTGATTTCCAAACAAGATACTCAATGTTGTGTTTACATGGATAGATTCAATTAGATCAATAATCGTATGATTAAttatacaatttattcaattgaaaCTATTATTGTACAATTAAtgtcataatttattcaattacacTCGTAATTAGAGGTATATAAAATTTATCagtacttttaaaaatatttatacactACAACGTTATTATCTTCCTACATagattcattcaattaaattaatgattatacaaataaaattcaataaaaataaattaaactaaagacaatgataaaatttaaatatttttaaaacgaTCATAATATCAACATATAAGAAGAGAAGGATTTAATcataaacttttaaataaaatagtttttaaaagaaattattcaAAAATGAAAAACATTTAAGCATTTGATTGAAaggtttgttttttttaaaattatattttacatttaatatatatgAAATAGCTTTCTTTTACTTGTTATTTAGTGGCATGGTTAATAGTTTAGTGGAGTTGTTAATATACAAAACATAAGTTTAAGTGTATTTAGTGGCATGGTTAATAGTTTAGTGGAGTTGTTAATATACAAAACACAAGTTTAAgtgtattaaaaatatattattctcttaGAGGATATAATTAGTtctaatttttgtttaaaaaaataaatataattaaaaattataataagagAAAAAATTATACGAAATAGTGATTGCATATCATTCTTTGTCTCTTCTCAATTGGAGAATgataataaaattgttaaaaaaaaaaacagccgTCCTGTAAAAAGGACCAGCGGATTAAAATCTTACGTGGCAATTTCTGTTTCGTCCAAAACGGTGTAACAAATTGGACCCATACACGATCCTACCTCACACGATACATGAGCCCACAATCGGCGAATTCTCTCAATCCATATATGTACTGAATTAAAGAGTCGGCTTGTATTTTTTcttacttttcttttctcttcaaatgaCAGAGCTTTTCTTTTAAGCTCTGCTTCTCTCAATTGTTTATATGGCATCTCAAGCCAGTCTCCTCCTTCAAAAGCAGCTCAAAGGTAACTTATTATtcttcatttttaatgattttgaataTGAATTTCGAAGGATTGTATTCGATTTTGAATCGTGTTTTGattgatcaatttttttttttttgcagatcTTTGTAAGAATCCGGTTGATGGTTTCTCAGCCGGATTGGTTGATGAGAACAATATCTTTGAATGGAGTGTTACGATTATTGGACCACCCGATACTCtttagtaagtatatatataaatttctgAAATTAATCGTTTATTTATGGATTTCTTTGATTGGGTTTTGTTTGTTGATATTGGATGACGGATTGTGgttatgatttatgcttattagcACTTTGCCTTTTGAATAATTAGTTCAATTTAGCTGAATTTTGATTGATGCTAGAGTTGATTTTAAGATGTTTTGTTGAATTCGAAAGGAAAATTGGGTTCCAAGTTGGAGGTGATTGTGCGGTTTGGAATatttgatttttgagtttttacCACGTTTTGCAGATTGACATCAGGTTAGTTTTATCGAATTGGTTTTATAGCATTGATAAGGGTACAAATTGTTTGTTTTCAGCATTTGTAGGGAATGACAATGGATATGGGTAGCTTTTATCATTGTAAATATACATCAGCAACTTTCCTCACTAGGACTGGGTTTTCAATTATTGATTTAATCATGGTGAATAGTATCTTAGCTTATAATTGGAGGTTTGCCGGTTTTGGCAAGTATATATTGTTCTTTTGCTTTTTGGAATTTGCAACAATAGTAGCTTATGGTCTTTTATGTGTCTTTACCCTCGTTTTGCTTTTTCTCCAATTTATTGTTTTTGTTCTTGAGTCATATACTTGTATTGACATTGAATTGAGCTGTGTAGGAACTTTTTTACCAGTCATGACTGAAGATTTGTTTGTTAATCTCTCTTCTGGTGTTATGTCTTGTAACTTTAGGATTTTTACTTGTTAGTGTTCTTTAACATAAATTGTCTAATTTCAGTGAAGGGGGATTTTTTAATGCCATCATGAGCTTTCCACCTAATTATCCAAACAGCCCTCCAGCGGTGAAATTTACGTCAGAGGTTTGGCATCCTAATGGTATACCTTTGTAACTTTAGCTTCTTATGTGCCTTTATGTATGCGCAAGAATTAATTTTGGTTTTACATGTTTTCCAGTTTACGCTGATGGGCGTGTTTGCATATCAATTCTTCATCCTCCGGGTGATGATCCAAATGGTTACGAGCTTGCAAGTGAGCGCTGGATGCCAGTACATACAGTATGTTTAAGAAATCTCAATTACTTGTGAATTGTTCTTTTCTTATGCCCACTCAAGTGCTTTTAACGTTACAAATACTGTAGATTCAAGGTTTTCTCAAATTTAACTACTTGATTGGAAGCAAGTAATTATTTAATCAGACAAGAAGGAATGTTGTAAAGCACTATCATATGATCATATTCCATGGAAATCACAAGAGATATACATGTAAATAGAAACAAAAATTGTATACGAATCTATACGTGAAGTAATTATTCACTCTGAAACAACAATTTGAAGGGGCAAGTTAAATGAGCTAGCTTCAATCTGACCCTAAACTTGATGAGatgttgaaaaaaaaaactcatttagATTACCTTGATTCAGATGAAGGCTTGGTTTAGTTGATAAACAATTAAGAGTCTCAAGTCATAAAGTTTAGTCTTATCTTCttttgatttaaattttataaatgatCAAAGATATTTTTTCCctaatgcttatggc contains:
- the LOC108484625 gene encoding ubiquitin-conjugating enzyme E2 7 isoform X2, whose protein sequence is MASQASLLLQKQLKDLCKNPVDGFSAGLVDENNIFEWSVTIIGPPDTLYEGGFFNAIMSFPPNYPNSPPAVKFTSEVWHPNVYADGRVCISILHPPGDDPNGYELASERWMPVHTVESIVLSIISMLSSPNDESPANVEAAKEWRERRDEFKRKVSRCVRRSQEML
- the LOC108485255 gene encoding WUSCHEL-related homeobox 2-like, with amino-acid sequence MEGGGGGGGGGGGNSRWNPTKEQISMLESLYKQGIRTPSADQIQQITSRLKAYGTIEGKNVFYWFQNHKARQRQKQKQENLAYINRYIHHHHRAQPVFHPPPCTNVVCAGPYFVPQADHHHHLGFYPQCPKVLLPSGSIKRRGRPIGKTGKSLFYNGNAYDHTMVPSPDTENLYTGAFNNGGGSTNHHETLPLFPLHPTGVSEETLMASSSPTGSTSCETTISAGGVDNHESNNEGSGEHRFIDFF
- the LOC108484625 gene encoding ubiquitin-conjugating enzyme E2 7 isoform X1; translated protein: MTEDFEGGFFNAIMSFPPNYPNSPPAVKFTSEVWHPNVYADGRVCISILHPPGDDPNGYELASERWMPVHTVESIVLSIISMLSSPNDESPANVEAAKEWRERRDEFKRKVSRCVRRSQEML